The Lewinellaceae bacterium genome includes a region encoding these proteins:
- a CDS encoding T9SS type A sorting domain-containing protein, producing MKAIITLIFLLNVLFLKAQFWIAGDTTGLTQIVINQTFVPDSEVTFDIDCDGITDFGFSSSLGTNVAWPWDRLSLFMADHVEVLNSGIGAVTPIAEGDTVLFDDALWTGQLDFIFGTGELGNYGHEHIAEKYLSFRKNGLDTLYCFIRFSNTAIIFTVHEIFSSCSENPLQVITALNITEREKKWMVYPNPAGQCLNVVSEEAINIRLFDLESRVLMAGNQHNLQFDLSGLPAGVYVVEVQFEDGTRERTKVFRQ from the coding sequence ATGAAAGCTATCATTACGCTTATTTTCCTGCTAAATGTGCTTTTCCTCAAGGCCCAGTTTTGGATTGCCGGAGATACCACCGGCCTTACCCAAATCGTTATAAATCAAACCTTTGTCCCTGATTCTGAAGTGACATTTGATATTGATTGTGATGGAATAACAGATTTTGGCTTCAGTTCTTCTTTAGGCACCAATGTGGCCTGGCCATGGGATCGACTTTCCCTTTTTATGGCGGATCATGTTGAGGTGCTTAATTCAGGCATAGGAGCAGTGACCCCCATCGCCGAAGGGGATACTGTTCTTTTTGATGATGCGCTTTGGACCGGACAGCTGGATTTTATTTTCGGAACGGGGGAATTGGGAAATTACGGTCATGAACATATCGCTGAAAAATACCTTTCCTTTCGAAAAAACGGGCTGGATACCTTGTACTGTTTTATCCGATTCTCTAATACAGCGATCATTTTTACCGTACATGAAATATTTTCCTCCTGTAGCGAAAACCCATTGCAGGTAATCACTGCATTAAATATTACAGAAAGAGAAAAAAAATGGATGGTATATCCAAATCCTGCTGGACAATGCCTCAATGTAGTGTCTGAAGAAGCTATAAATATCCGCCTTTTTGACCTTGAATCCAGGGTTTTAATGGCCGGCAACCAGCATAACCTACAATTTGACCTGTCTGGTTTGCCGGCAGGGGTTTATGTGGTCGAAGTGCAGTTTGAAGATGGTACGCGGGAGAGAACGAAAGTTTTCAGGCAATGA
- a CDS encoding DUF202 domain-containing protein: MNKSIMSRTDLLAIERTKLANERTFLAYFRTFIVFLSSGFAILKMELLQEIRAIGFLLLIIAPLLLVIGASRFFYVKWHLKKYYDFEEEKP; encoded by the coding sequence ATGAATAAATCAATAATGAGCCGAACGGATCTTTTGGCCATCGAACGAACCAAACTGGCCAACGAACGTACCTTTCTCGCTTATTTCAGAACCTTTATCGTTTTTTTGAGTTCGGGATTTGCTATTCTTAAAATGGAGCTTTTACAGGAAATCAGAGCCATTGGATTCCTGCTTTTGATCATAGCCCCGCTGCTTCTTGTCATTGGAGCGAGTCGTTTTTTTTATGTAAAATGGCACCTGAAAAAATACTACGACTTTGAGGAGGAGAAACCATGA
- a CDS encoding exonuclease SbcCD subunit D C-terminal domain-containing protein, whose protein sequence is MKMLHTSDWHLGQNFMNNDRESEHQLALDWMIDFITHEKVDAFILAGDVFDIGNPPSYARRLYYDFLRKLIKTSCRHIIITGGNHDSPSMLNAPAELLKAFNIHVIGAATGDLKDEIIELRREDGKLEMVVAAVPFLRERDLHYSIAGESGVEQARHLRKAIVEHYQALGQLVEPYKKENVPLLATGHLYAAGATASAKQDNIYIGNIENIGATEFPPVFDYIALGHIHRPQHIGKQIPIRYSGSIIPLSFSEIKDQKSVVMLTFAGNKLQQTEVVNIPLFRALKSIKGDLKKIREQLRKLDQETAEILPSWVEVIVESDEITPRLDMDIREFAKEMNLEILRVKIQRTQTSLEFGLEETVELDDLDELDVFKKKCEGFGIPESEMQGYVDSFLELRDWMNEREEGN, encoded by the coding sequence ATGAAAATGCTCCACACCTCGGATTGGCACCTCGGGCAAAATTTTATGAATAACGACCGGGAATCGGAACACCAGCTTGCATTGGACTGGATGATTGACTTTATCACCCACGAAAAAGTAGATGCATTTATCCTGGCCGGGGATGTTTTTGACATTGGCAATCCGCCGAGTTACGCTCGTCGGTTGTATTACGATTTCCTGAGAAAACTGATCAAAACTTCCTGTCGCCACATCATTATTACCGGGGGCAATCACGATTCGCCCTCGATGCTCAATGCCCCGGCTGAATTGCTGAAAGCCTTCAATATTCATGTTATCGGGGCCGCCACGGGAGATCTTAAGGATGAGATCATCGAATTGAGGCGTGAGGACGGCAAACTTGAGATGGTCGTGGCTGCGGTTCCTTTTTTGCGGGAACGTGACCTTCATTACAGCATTGCGGGAGAGAGTGGGGTAGAGCAGGCCCGTCATTTACGTAAGGCCATCGTTGAGCATTATCAGGCGCTGGGGCAACTGGTGGAGCCTTACAAAAAGGAAAACGTTCCATTGTTGGCGACCGGACATCTTTATGCCGCCGGCGCTACGGCTTCTGCCAAACAGGACAATATTTATATCGGAAATATTGAAAATATAGGCGCCACTGAATTTCCTCCGGTTTTTGATTACATCGCCCTGGGACACATACACCGTCCACAGCATATTGGCAAACAAATTCCCATCCGGTATTCTGGTTCCATCATTCCTTTGAGTTTTTCTGAGATCAAAGACCAAAAAAGTGTGGTGATGCTCACCTTTGCAGGAAATAAACTCCAGCAGACGGAGGTGGTGAATATTCCGCTTTTCAGAGCGCTAAAAAGCATTAAAGGAGACCTGAAAAAGATCAGAGAACAACTGCGAAAATTAGACCAGGAAACGGCAGAAATTCTTCCTTCCTGGGTAGAAGTCATCGTCGAATCCGATGAGATCACTCCACGCCTGGATATGGATATCCGGGAGTTTGCCAAAGAGATGAACCTCGAAATTTTGCGGGTCAAAATTCAACGTACTCAAACCTCCCTTGAATTTGGACTGGAGGAAACCGTCGAACTCGACGATCTAGACGAGCTGGATGTCTTCAAAAAGAAATGCGAAGGTTTTGGCATCCCTGAATCCGAAATGCAGGGTTATGTGGATTCCTTCCTGGAACTGAGGGATTGGATGAATGAGCGGGAAGAAGGGAATTAA
- a CDS encoding 4Fe-4S binding protein, translating to MTKNIFVFDQNKCVGCSACSVACINENAGESSIPWRNIYPGSGKQPDLPLFYLSMSCNHCDDAPCMKGCPALAYSRDDITGAVLHHADKCIGCQYCTWTCPFDAPKYSPEKGVVEKCTFCNHRIKEGLKPACAELCPVGALDFEQVDFTREASRLSSPVPVDVGSRIKIIPLQKKEGPVLDTSLFFENGFEPAVAEVVVPKISAKKEWPLLIFTLLVTVMVSVYSAGLTRQFTLEEKLVFISFGVLAAFFSTLHLGKKWRAWRAILNVRNSWLSREILFFGLFIGGVFVDLLMVDVPDLVVIILGIGLLMSIDMLYRVATWGWKIKIHSAQVIFIGLSLYFLLVGQLEAFAVIGLGRIFLYLYRKRSVSELRFVFTWLRPMILVVAIFTGFWEEGWVPVFIFAIGEMLDRIEFYNELNVSHPQTELKKYI from the coding sequence ATGACCAAGAACATTTTCGTATTTGACCAAAATAAATGTGTGGGGTGCAGCGCCTGCTCTGTAGCCTGCATCAATGAAAATGCCGGGGAATCTTCCATCCCCTGGCGGAATATCTATCCCGGTTCCGGGAAGCAGCCTGACCTTCCGTTGTTTTATCTATCCATGTCCTGCAATCATTGTGATGATGCCCCTTGCATGAAGGGATGTCCTGCACTGGCCTATTCCAGGGATGATATTACGGGAGCCGTGCTTCACCATGCCGACAAATGCATCGGTTGCCAGTATTGCACCTGGACTTGTCCTTTTGATGCGCCTAAATACAGTCCGGAAAAGGGTGTTGTAGAAAAATGTACCTTTTGCAACCACCGGATAAAGGAAGGATTAAAACCCGCCTGTGCTGAATTGTGCCCGGTGGGTGCCCTGGATTTTGAGCAGGTTGACTTTACACGGGAAGCATCACGCCTGTCCAGTCCGGTACCGGTGGACGTAGGGTCCAGGATTAAAATCATTCCGCTTCAAAAAAAGGAAGGCCCTGTTTTGGATACGTCTTTATTTTTTGAGAATGGTTTTGAGCCGGCAGTTGCCGAAGTAGTGGTGCCTAAAATATCGGCGAAAAAAGAATGGCCGCTTTTGATTTTCACCTTACTCGTCACTGTTATGGTGAGTGTTTACAGTGCTGGGTTGACCAGGCAGTTTACGTTGGAGGAAAAACTTGTTTTTATCTCCTTCGGGGTGCTGGCTGCTTTTTTCAGCACTTTGCACCTTGGTAAAAAATGGCGGGCCTGGCGGGCCATTTTGAATGTACGCAATTCCTGGCTGAGCAGAGAAATCCTGTTTTTTGGATTGTTCATCGGGGGCGTTTTCGTCGATTTATTGATGGTTGACGTGCCGGACCTCGTCGTAATTATATTGGGAATCGGGTTATTGATGAGCATCGATATGTTGTACAGGGTGGCTACCTGGGGATGGAAAATAAAGATCCACAGCGCACAGGTTATCTTCATAGGATTGTCCTTGTATTTTTTGCTTGTCGGGCAGCTTGAAGCCTTTGCGGTTATTGGCCTGGGGCGTATTTTTTTGTATCTTTATAGAAAGAGGTCGGTAAGCGAATTGAGGTTTGTTTTCACCTGGTTGAGGCCCATGATTTTGGTCGTTGCCATCTTTACCGGTTTTTGGGAGGAAGGATGGGTTCCTGTTTTTATTTTTGCAATAGGAGAAATGTTGGACAGGATTGAATTTTACAATGAGTTGAATGTGTCCCATCCGCAAACTGAATTGAAAAAGTACATTTAG
- a CDS encoding molybdopterin-dependent oxidoreductase — MEVRHTACPRNCYSTCSFKVWTDKGRVVKIDPQPLNRATPEGPCIKGLSYVERVNSAERILHPLKRTEAGFIRTSWEEALSVIAEKLEFFKKHYGPQSVLFYASSGMSGLLNAVGSEFWKMYGGATTVYGNLCWPAGLEATRLTLGENKHNAPWDIEHAGLIILWGKNPAETNIQQMMPIRKAQEKGAKLIVIDPRFTPSAQQADLLVQPIPGTDALLALALAKILIEKDQVDVLFIEKYVLGFELFREEVSKVNLEEASRICGVPVAFMEQIADEIAHAGPMTLVVGYGMQRYSNGGQTIRCLLALSVITGNIGKPGACWHYADLQGDIFSQVKEPESYYPPDKPDGIFRRTVSTARLGEDMMKLEAPQLKMAWVERGNPLTQNPDSHKIIEAFRQLEFRVVVEQFLTDTAREADIILPAKTMFEQTDIISSYWNPYIQLRPKVIEPLGEVKPETEIYYLLAKKMGFPEEAIEKHLPKPEDEAIEAWLTEQLKPFPGLSLDQLKEGPVLAPGLQEIAFEDFKFNTPSGKIELYSERAAAQWRVSPLPTYEPLIEGQQKSPQKYSYNLLSPNTKNRIHSQFGNLQVIRAIAPEPYATISLTDALKKGLREGDWIKVFNDRGSLVIKTKIAPRLRPGCIVIYNGYWHQENACPNSLSKGRETDMGFGTAFHDNMVEYEKTVAP; from the coding sequence ATGGAAGTCAGACACACCGCCTGCCCGAGAAATTGTTATAGTACCTGTTCCTTCAAAGTTTGGACGGATAAAGGCAGGGTCGTTAAAATCGATCCTCAGCCCCTCAACCGTGCCACCCCCGAAGGCCCGTGTATCAAGGGATTGAGTTATGTAGAAAGAGTCAATTCTGCTGAAAGGATACTTCATCCTTTAAAAAGAACGGAAGCTGGTTTTATTCGGACCAGCTGGGAGGAAGCCTTGTCAGTTATTGCCGAAAAGCTTGAATTTTTCAAAAAACATTACGGCCCTCAAAGTGTACTGTTTTATGCTTCCAGCGGCATGTCGGGCCTCTTGAATGCAGTGGGCTCCGAATTTTGGAAAATGTACGGAGGCGCCACGACGGTTTATGGCAACTTATGCTGGCCGGCAGGGCTTGAGGCTACGCGCCTGACGCTGGGAGAAAATAAGCACAATGCCCCCTGGGACATAGAGCATGCCGGACTCATTATCCTTTGGGGAAAAAACCCTGCGGAAACCAACATCCAGCAAATGATGCCCATCCGCAAGGCGCAGGAAAAGGGCGCCAAACTCATCGTCATCGATCCCCGGTTCACCCCTTCGGCCCAACAGGCGGATCTTTTGGTACAACCCATCCCCGGAACCGATGCGCTGCTGGCACTCGCCCTGGCAAAAATATTGATCGAAAAGGACCAGGTGGATGTCCTATTTATTGAAAAATACGTTTTGGGTTTCGAGTTGTTCAGGGAGGAAGTGTCTAAGGTAAACCTTGAGGAAGCTTCCCGGATTTGCGGTGTGCCCGTTGCTTTCATGGAACAAATAGCCGACGAAATAGCCCATGCCGGCCCAATGACCCTCGTGGTAGGATACGGAATGCAACGCTATAGCAATGGGGGACAGACCATCCGGTGTTTGTTAGCACTTTCCGTGATCACGGGAAACATTGGTAAACCCGGTGCCTGCTGGCATTACGCCGACCTCCAGGGAGATATTTTCAGCCAGGTAAAGGAACCGGAAAGTTATTATCCTCCCGATAAACCCGATGGTATTTTCAGGCGGACCGTTTCTACGGCAAGGCTGGGAGAGGATATGATGAAATTAGAGGCCCCGCAACTTAAAATGGCCTGGGTGGAAAGGGGGAATCCTTTGACCCAAAATCCCGACAGCCATAAAATTATAGAGGCTTTCCGCCAGCTGGAATTTCGCGTGGTAGTGGAACAGTTTTTGACAGACACAGCCCGGGAAGCGGACATCATCCTGCCGGCGAAGACCATGTTTGAACAAACGGACATTATTTCTTCTTATTGGAATCCATACATACAGTTAAGACCCAAAGTGATCGAACCCCTGGGAGAGGTGAAACCGGAGACAGAAATTTATTACCTGTTGGCTAAAAAAATGGGTTTTCCGGAGGAAGCCATCGAAAAACACCTTCCGAAACCGGAGGATGAAGCCATTGAAGCCTGGCTTACCGAACAATTAAAACCTTTTCCCGGACTCTCGCTTGATCAACTGAAAGAGGGGCCCGTTTTGGCTCCCGGGTTACAGGAAATCGCCTTTGAGGATTTTAAATTCAATACGCCTTCGGGGAAAATTGAATTGTATTCGGAAAGGGCTGCTGCCCAATGGAGGGTTTCGCCTTTGCCCACCTACGAACCGCTGATCGAGGGCCAACAAAAAAGTCCGCAAAAATATTCCTATAACCTGCTGTCGCCCAATACAAAAAACCGCATTCATTCGCAATTCGGGAACCTGCAGGTGATCCGGGCCATTGCCCCTGAACCTTATGCGACCATAAGCCTGACGGATGCCCTGAAAAAAGGGTTGCGGGAGGGCGACTGGATAAAGGTTTTTAATGACCGCGGATCCCTGGTCATTAAAACAAAGATCGCTCCCCGGTTGAGGCCGGGTTGCATCGTGATTTACAACGGTTACTGGCACCAGGAAAATGCGTGCCCGAACAGCCTGTCCAAAGGGCGGGAAACAGATATGGGTTTTGGAACCGCCTTTCACGATAATATGGTGGAATATGAAAAAACCGTTGCCCCATGA